One segment of Myxocyprinus asiaticus isolate MX2 ecotype Aquarium Trade chromosome 41, UBuf_Myxa_2, whole genome shotgun sequence DNA contains the following:
- the phex gene encoding phosphate-regulating neutral endopeptidase PHEX isoform X2: MEMERLGRGGTKPSAGPNTLLKVTLAVCVCICLALLIAVITELLEQPIGDKDIEAVKKAKVLYISCMNETALEILDAKPLLKNLKQKEFRWPVLGEALGSSSQWEESQFDLLKTLAEIRNQHSKSVLIRLFVSYDDKNSNQYIIKLDQASLSLSSREDYITNTAEAQMYREALLRLMVDISVMLGASEQAAEAQMKQVLDFEIKLAQIVIPLENRTSENMYNKYSLSKLQRYIPEFNWLGFVRAVINTELYPDMKISSSEQVIVRAPQYLKDLFKLINATETRTVANYVIWRSVFSRITTLSRRFLYRFLDFARVTTGTTSLTPRWDKCVNYVENTLIYATGRLFVDKHFQEDKKHMMEELIDGVQWAFIDMLEKENDWMDEETKRKATEKAHAVLAKVGYPEFILNDTYINEDLKWLSFTETDYFGNVMQTLKFVAQSDIGWLRKTVLRTEWFTNPTTVNAFYSSSTNQIRFPAGELQKPFFWGLDYPRSLSYGAIGVIVGHELTHGFDNNGRKYDKDGILNQWWSNSSITRFNEKTQCMIDQYNSYYWNEAGLKVRGKRTLGENIADNGGMRESFRAYRRWIEKERGGFEEPLLPGVGLTNNELFFLSYAHVRCNSYRPEAARDQIQSGVHSPPKFRVIGAMSNYEEFRKAFNCPETSAMNRGAESCRVW; encoded by the exons ATGGAAATGGAGAGACTGGGGAGAGGAGGAACCAAACCAAGCGCGGGCCCCAACACTCTCCTGAAAGTCACCCTggcagtgtgtgtttgtatttgtctCGCACTATTGATAGCTGTCATCACGG AGTTGTTAGAGCAGCCCATTGGAGATAAAGACATTGAGGCAGTGAAGAAGGCCAAAGTCCTCTACATTTCCTGCATGAATGAAA CTGCCCTGGAGATTCTAGATGCAAAGCCTCTGCTAAAGAATCTAAAGCAGAAGGAATTCCGCTGGCCGGTTCTAGGGGAGGCGTTGGGTTCTTCCTCGCAGTGGGAGGAGTCTCAGTTTGACCTGCTGAAGACATTGGCTGAGATACGCAACCAGCACAGCAAGTCCGTCCTCATACGCCTCTTTGTTTCTTATGACGACAAGAATTCAAATCAGTACATCATCAAG TTGGATCAGGCCTCTTTGTCGCTGTCATCCAGAGAGGACTATATCACTAACACAGCTGAGGCTCAAATG TATCGAGAGGCACTTTTGAGGTTGATGGTGGATATTTCTGTCATGCTGGGAGCCAGTGAGCAGGCAGCTGAAGCACAGATgaaacaagtacttgattttgaaATAAAACTTGCACAG atagtGATTCCCTTAGAAAACCGCACCAGTGAAAACATGTACAACAAATACAGTTTGTCTAAACTGCAGCGCTATATTCCGGAA TTTAACTGGCTGGGTTTTGTCAGAGCAGTGATTAACACTGAGCTGTACCCAGACATGAAAATCTCCTCTTCAGAGCAGGTGATTGTACGTGCTCCTCAGTACTTGAAAGACCTCTTCAAACTCATCAATGCCACAGAAACCAG GACGGTTGCCAATTACGTCATATGGAGATCAGTTTTCTCCCGAATCACCACCTTGAGTCGACGCTTTCTCTACAGATTCCTAGACTTTGCTCGG GTGACCACAGGCACCACCTCTTTGACGCCTCGTTGGGACAAGTGTGTAAATTACGTAGAAAACACACTTATCTACGCCACCGGTAGGCTGTTTGTCGATAAGCACTTTCAGGAGGACAAAAAACACATG ATGGAAGAACTTATAGATGGTGTTCAGTGGGCATTTATTGACATGCTTGAGAAGGAGAATGACTGGATGGATGAAGAAACAAAGAGAAAAGCAACAGAAAAG GCTCATGCAGTCTTGGCGAAAGTGGGTTACCCAGAGTTTATACTGAATGACACCTATATTAACGAGGACCTCAAATGG TTGTCATTCACAGAGACAGATTACTTTGGGAATGTTATGCAGACGCTAAAGTTCGTTGCTCAGTCTGACATCGGCTGGCTAAGGAAAACAGTCCTACGCACAGA gTGGTTCACCAACCCGACTACAGTTAATGCATTCTACAGCTCTTCTACTAACCAGATCA GATTCCCTGCAGGTGAACTTCAGAAGCCATTTTTCTGGGGACTGGACTACCCTCG ATCCCTAAGCTATGGAGCGATTGGTGTAATTGTTGGCCATGAACTGACCCATGGCTTTGATAACAATG GTAGGAAGTACGACAAAGATGGGATCCTGAACCAGTGGTGGAGCAATTCCTCCATCACCCGCTTCAATGAAAAAACACAATGCATGATCGACCAATACAATAGTTACTACTGGAATGAAGCGGGGCTAAAA GTCAGGGGGAAGAGGACACTGGGAGAGAACATTGCTGACAATGGAGGGATGAGGGAATCTTTTAGG GCTTACAGGAGATGGatcgagaaagagagaggaggatTTGAGGAGCCTCTATTACCTGGAGTGGGTCTGACCAATAATGAACTGTTCTTCCTCAGTTATGCCCAT
- the phex gene encoding phosphate-regulating neutral endopeptidase PHEX isoform X1: MEMERLGRGGTKPSAGPNTLLKVTLAVCVCICLALLIAVITVSQKTSNEEYCLTPHCIEAASSILSKMDQSVEPCDDFFQYACGGWLRENPIPEDSSSYGIYPWLRQNVDLKLRELLEQPIGDKDIEAVKKAKVLYISCMNETALEILDAKPLLKNLKQKEFRWPVLGEALGSSSQWEESQFDLLKTLAEIRNQHSKSVLIRLFVSYDDKNSNQYIIKLDQASLSLSSREDYITNTAEAQMYREALLRLMVDISVMLGASEQAAEAQMKQVLDFEIKLAQIVIPLENRTSENMYNKYSLSKLQRYIPEFNWLGFVRAVINTELYPDMKISSSEQVIVRAPQYLKDLFKLINATETRTVANYVIWRSVFSRITTLSRRFLYRFLDFARVTTGTTSLTPRWDKCVNYVENTLIYATGRLFVDKHFQEDKKHMMEELIDGVQWAFIDMLEKENDWMDEETKRKATEKAHAVLAKVGYPEFILNDTYINEDLKWLSFTETDYFGNVMQTLKFVAQSDIGWLRKTVLRTEWFTNPTTVNAFYSSSTNQIRFPAGELQKPFFWGLDYPRSLSYGAIGVIVGHELTHGFDNNGRKYDKDGILNQWWSNSSITRFNEKTQCMIDQYNSYYWNEAGLKVRGKRTLGENIADNGGMRESFRAYRRWIEKERGGFEEPLLPGVGLTNNELFFLSYAHVRCNSYRPEAARDQIQSGVHSPPKFRVIGAMSNYEEFRKAFNCPETSAMNRGAESCRVW; the protein is encoded by the exons ATGGAAATGGAGAGACTGGGGAGAGGAGGAACCAAACCAAGCGCGGGCCCCAACACTCTCCTGAAAGTCACCCTggcagtgtgtgtttgtatttgtctCGCACTATTGATAGCTGTCATCACGG TGTCACAAAAAACAAGCAATGAAGAATACTGCCTTACCCCACACTGTATTGAAGCAG CCAGCTCTATTCTTAGTAAGATGGACCAGTCTGTAGAACCATGTGATGACTTCTTCCAGTATGCATGCGGAGGCTGGCTCCGGGAAAACCCCATTCCAGAGGATTCTTCTAGCTATGGGATTTACCCATGGCTCCGACAGAATGTGGACCTCAAGTTGAGAG AGTTGTTAGAGCAGCCCATTGGAGATAAAGACATTGAGGCAGTGAAGAAGGCCAAAGTCCTCTACATTTCCTGCATGAATGAAA CTGCCCTGGAGATTCTAGATGCAAAGCCTCTGCTAAAGAATCTAAAGCAGAAGGAATTCCGCTGGCCGGTTCTAGGGGAGGCGTTGGGTTCTTCCTCGCAGTGGGAGGAGTCTCAGTTTGACCTGCTGAAGACATTGGCTGAGATACGCAACCAGCACAGCAAGTCCGTCCTCATACGCCTCTTTGTTTCTTATGACGACAAGAATTCAAATCAGTACATCATCAAG TTGGATCAGGCCTCTTTGTCGCTGTCATCCAGAGAGGACTATATCACTAACACAGCTGAGGCTCAAATG TATCGAGAGGCACTTTTGAGGTTGATGGTGGATATTTCTGTCATGCTGGGAGCCAGTGAGCAGGCAGCTGAAGCACAGATgaaacaagtacttgattttgaaATAAAACTTGCACAG atagtGATTCCCTTAGAAAACCGCACCAGTGAAAACATGTACAACAAATACAGTTTGTCTAAACTGCAGCGCTATATTCCGGAA TTTAACTGGCTGGGTTTTGTCAGAGCAGTGATTAACACTGAGCTGTACCCAGACATGAAAATCTCCTCTTCAGAGCAGGTGATTGTACGTGCTCCTCAGTACTTGAAAGACCTCTTCAAACTCATCAATGCCACAGAAACCAG GACGGTTGCCAATTACGTCATATGGAGATCAGTTTTCTCCCGAATCACCACCTTGAGTCGACGCTTTCTCTACAGATTCCTAGACTTTGCTCGG GTGACCACAGGCACCACCTCTTTGACGCCTCGTTGGGACAAGTGTGTAAATTACGTAGAAAACACACTTATCTACGCCACCGGTAGGCTGTTTGTCGATAAGCACTTTCAGGAGGACAAAAAACACATG ATGGAAGAACTTATAGATGGTGTTCAGTGGGCATTTATTGACATGCTTGAGAAGGAGAATGACTGGATGGATGAAGAAACAAAGAGAAAAGCAACAGAAAAG GCTCATGCAGTCTTGGCGAAAGTGGGTTACCCAGAGTTTATACTGAATGACACCTATATTAACGAGGACCTCAAATGG TTGTCATTCACAGAGACAGATTACTTTGGGAATGTTATGCAGACGCTAAAGTTCGTTGCTCAGTCTGACATCGGCTGGCTAAGGAAAACAGTCCTACGCACAGA gTGGTTCACCAACCCGACTACAGTTAATGCATTCTACAGCTCTTCTACTAACCAGATCA GATTCCCTGCAGGTGAACTTCAGAAGCCATTTTTCTGGGGACTGGACTACCCTCG ATCCCTAAGCTATGGAGCGATTGGTGTAATTGTTGGCCATGAACTGACCCATGGCTTTGATAACAATG GTAGGAAGTACGACAAAGATGGGATCCTGAACCAGTGGTGGAGCAATTCCTCCATCACCCGCTTCAATGAAAAAACACAATGCATGATCGACCAATACAATAGTTACTACTGGAATGAAGCGGGGCTAAAA GTCAGGGGGAAGAGGACACTGGGAGAGAACATTGCTGACAATGGAGGGATGAGGGAATCTTTTAGG GCTTACAGGAGATGGatcgagaaagagagaggaggatTTGAGGAGCCTCTATTACCTGGAGTGGGTCTGACCAATAATGAACTGTTCTTCCTCAGTTATGCCCAT